The genomic interval CTTACCCCCTCGTACTGACCTTGGAGCCCAGAATCCAGCTTATCAAACAGCActtcaccctcctctctctccactatGTCCTCTAGGGTGAGGTCTGTCCTGTGGTACTGGCATCTCCGGAAATTTCTCCTCCCACTCACCGGAGAGAAGCAGTGAAATCTGTCAGAGTCAAGGATGCTTCTGACAGCAATCATATCCCCTCCAGCTCCGTCTCTTGGACCACAACTCGTGATTTCCTCAAATAGGCTGGACATTGTGCCTGGACCAACTGGAGACAAAGAAGCCAGTTTCAGTTTGGGGAAGGGAGATATTGGTTCAGGTTTTTAAATCTCCCTTTGGCAGCCTGGGGTCAATGAAGATCCAAAGGTTCTAGAACAATCAGGACTTGGAATTATTTGACTTCCCTGTTTCTAGAATGTGAGGTGGTCACTATACACCAAGGAGGGTAACCATCACGAATGCTAGATTCTCCTCTGCCCTTCATAGAACCCTTCTGGAGGAAAGATGGAACAGTGTTTATCCCAAAAGGAAAGTAAGAGTGAGGTCTGTTTTCTCCCACAGCAGAGTTGCCCCTTTGCTCAGAAGGGCCTGAGGGGTAGGAAGGCAGGCCCACCATCTTCCAGCCAGACCCCCACAGTGTTGATGAACAGAGGACCCAGGAAAAGATAAGAGGCATGGCTGCCAGACCTCACATTACCAACCCCCATGATTACTTCTTCCCTTGGCTCTGactcctgggcctccctcccttGCTGTGTTCTGCAAGGTAGTGGGATGGGTACTCCTACCAACCATTTCCCAATGAGATAGTGATAACTCTGCCTCAGAAGAAAACGAAAGAGAAAGGATGGAATGCAAGAGTGGCTTGGGGGTAGGTGTCCTGGATAGCCCTCCACCCCCAGGTCCTGTCTCCTCAGTTACTGGTCACCATCTGAAAGGTCCCCTTactcttggaaaaataaaatgaatcccaAAACTCTACCTGGGGCCTCTCctccacccactttccccttcacCCTCTCCAGGTCTACAGTTGGCCCctgtaccacccccccccccagctcccctgcAGGACCCTCCATAGGCTCATTACCAAATCCAACCTGATACAGCCGGTCCTTCCCTTTTCCTACTGAGCAGCAGCTCTTTGTCCCCACCACACCAGACCCTTCCCGCACTCTTACCTCCaaatccttctccctctccccttccatcAATCACTCTGCAACTCCTTCCTCTTGAgatgtttccctttcttcaggCTCCTCTGTTTTCCTCCTGGGGCCAGGACTCCCCTCACAAGCCTTCTGGTCTCCACTTCCCTATCCTACATCTGGCAACCTTCCCCTAAGTCCCTTCTGGCTGGCCCAGGCATCTGCTCACCCAtgctcccttctccttccctgcccccatcatGGTGGCCAGCTCTCAGCTCAGTCTCAGCCTGGGAATTCTTCTGGCTGCCTGGAAAGGCAGTGCCCAGGGCCCACAGGCCTATCTTGGGGGCCACTCACCTCAGCTGCTCACAAGGAATGGAGGTTGTGAGAATCCCCTCTGTAAGAGCTCTGCACAGGTCCTGGCCACCGTGTCTCAGGAAGCCCTAAGAAGGGAACTGAAAGAACTGGAAAGCTGGGTAGGGCTAGGTGCCCCATCTCTCAGGCCTTTAGATAAGCCACATTATGGCTGGGCTGGAGGCAGATAAGGCCAGAGGTAAGATAGGTAAGATAGGTAGGATAGGTAAGATAGGTAGGATAGGtaagatagattagatagatagatagatagatagatagatagatagatagatatagaaagatagatagataatcttTACCTGGTATGTATTCTAGGTGAGTTTGGGGCCAGAGAATGGTGCAGGAGGCATACTGGACCATGCAATCCAAGTGCCAGCAGGCAACGGCTATGGTCGTGTCAGGGGTatgaagagagagatagagctggAAACAGCTACCATGCTGCCATGCTGCGGTGGGCAAGGCTGAAGACTGAGAGCTACAGCAGCCAACATCTGTGGGGAACAGGCTGGCCAGCAAGGAGGACTCAGCCTTCCTCCCCACACATGCTCCCACATAGCCCTCTCAGGGAGACGCCTCCACCTgtcctctccacccacctccttctccaGAGAGAGGCCTCTGGCCCCCACCCCTCAGTCCTCAGAGATAAACCACCGGAGCGAGCCTGCCCGTCTCCTGGCCCCCTTATCCCTCAGTTCCAAaacaacattaaagaaattatggtGGTAGTTAACGACAGTAATGATACTAATGTGGCTATCACGTGTTCAGTATTTACTATACCAGGTGTTGTGCTAATCCTACAACAGCCCTAATGCCTATTATCCTTCTgcaacagaggaagaaactgaagctcagagaagtaacTTGGCAAGGCCACAAgtctagtaagtggcagagcaggaTTTGAACGCTGGTTGTTGTTGATgtgccccagcccctcaccctgaCTATACTCCTGCAGGTCCATGGAAGCTCCcagggcacccccacccccaggactgGGCCCAGAGAGGTGTACTGCTCCTCCCAGCACTGTGTGGGCCTCACTCAGCAGACGTGGGCAAAGACCCTGCACTCTTCCCAACACCCACTCCAAACACACTGTGACGCTGGCCCAGAGCCAGAGAGAAGCCCGGCCTGCCTGAGGCAGCTCCTCCCATCTACCTGGGACTTTGCACCTGTCCTAGGAATAGCACGTAACACTGCCACAGCTCACACTGAGCGGTCAGAACCTCAAAGATCAGAGTTCCTCCACTAAAGGACTCCTCCCCTTTCCTGGCCCCAGGAGCCTAAATAAGCCCTGGGGGGCtacctcttcctctcccactcatgctcacggCAGAAGGGAGGAAGCATGAAGATTCCTCCAAAGACAGAGAGGCCAGGAGGAAATGCAGCCCTCCCAGGGAAAGAGCACTAGGGGGAGAGAAGTGAGAGCTGGGAAAGGCATTCTGAGGAAAGGGCTGGGCACCCCTCGGGACTCCGCCTTCATTTATGAAGTCATTGCCCAACTGACCCCCTTCCAGGCCACGCACAAGCCATCACTCAGCCAGCCCACGGAGACCAGAGGTAGAAGTTCTGACAGATGAACCGCCAGGCCAGGTCACAGAGCAGGATTCTGCTGCTGCCTCTGCCAGTTCCCATCAGCCCCTCAggctctctcccgctctctccccTGGGAGCAGCAGGAAGACCAGCAGCCCCAGAGCCCCTCACACTGCCCTCAGCAGGAACTGCTGCCCaaacccctgccccctcccccagggccctcCAGGAAGCAGAGGCCAGACTCAGGGGAAACAGGAACACATTGTCCTTTATTTGCGTTTCTCAGAATACTGTACAAAGGGAGTAAAAATCCTATTCACACGTTGCTTAGAAAGATTTCGAGGTGAAAGTTCCCTATGAtacatggggtggggggtaggggggccAGGAGGCAGGAAACAGGACCAatgtcctcccctcctccctcagggccCTGGAAGGGGGCACAGGCACCCACACCTTTTCAAAAGTAACCCAGACCCTGGTCAGATTGGGGAGGGGAAAAAGGCGGCTCCTCTCCAGCCCACACTCAGGCTCCTGCCCATCTCCCGCCCTCAGGCTGAGGAGACAGTGCCCGAAGGTCACTCCTGGCTCCTTCTACTACCCTGCTCGAGCAGGGACCATTCTGTGGCCCACCCACCCCATTGGCCTACCCACCCCATTTGGGGGCGGCCCCATAGCCCCACATGTACACACAAGAGGCCCCGTCCAGCTCCAGTATGCATGAGGAGGCTACGAGGTGAAGGTTGCAGAAGGGCCCCACCATTCATCATTTGTCCCGGTTTCCCCACACCCCTCACACCCCTGCACAGGGCAGTGTCAAAGCGGACATGTGCTAACGTGCTAACGATGACTCATGGGCCTCTTCCACCCCTCTCCACTCCTCACACTAACCCCGGAGCTGTAACCCCCACCTCCGACCCCGCAGCCTCCCTTCCGATTATCACCACCATGCCTGGGGAATTTAACTCTCCGAGCCTGACCACTTCCCAAAGGAGGAGGCTGAGTCTGGCTTCTATCCCCACACTCCTCCCTTATACCAATCTCTGTGGCTACACGGCCCCTTCCTCCAAGTCTCAATTCACTgtccccatccccgccccccaaaccatcctccccacctccaccaggCCCAAGATGAGAGTGGCCATGGCCCCCTCGCCTCTGAGACCAGGCCATCCACACCCAGCCCCACCATCCCTCTCCTTACCCTCCCCGCTCCCATCCAGTGCCCCGGGTGGGCTGTAGGGGAGCTGCCAAAAGCATGAGACTTGCAATAGGCAGTTCTCTACCCAGAGGGATGAGGCATCGTCGTGCACTTGCTTTTACACATACGAGCACACACTGAGTGTCATCCTAAAAACTTAAGAATAAAAGTGAACCAATCCAGAAGCTGTACCGTCCCCCCTGCTCCTCTTGCAGGGGTTAAAGTGCTTTAGCAGTCTGAGGatgagcaagtgagcagggggtTTCTCCTGTCCCAGCCTCACAGGTTGGGAGCCCAGCCCGTCCCATGACTGCCCCCACGGAGTCTCTATccaaaaggcaaaaggaaaagatcaaaaaaaatcagaaagggtCAGAGACCTGGGGGGCCCACCTGAACCCCACTACAAGCTACGTCAAGTCGGCTACCAGGGAAATTGGAAGGGGAAACTAGGGCCCAGAGGCTCGACCCCCATCTCTAACAGGATCCAGAGGCTCCTTCTGTCTTCAGCTTCACAGCGTAggcctctacccctcccctaccatcccaggcaggggaaggggcggCACCCTCAGTACTTATTGATTCCAAAAATCCGGACTCCATGGAGCTGGGGCAGCTTGGGGATGAGCACACTCATCAAGGACACAGTGTTGAGGATGAAATGGATCTGGTCGTACTTGGTGTAGAAGCTGGTGAGGAAGTACCTGGGTGGGAAGGTTGGGAAGAAGCATAAGACTCTGTTTGGAGgacccttcctccctcactcctgGGTGGGGAGTGGCAGATCCCCAACAGGTGTGGAGTTATGGGAAAGACCCCCAGAACAGAAGTAGGGTGGCAAGATCTCCCCAGCTAGAGGTCCCTCCCGACCCAGTCCCCTTGCTTTATCCCAGGTCTGTGGGCTTACGTCACTGGCAGGAAGGAAGGCCCATTTGGTGAAACACAGGGCCAGAGAGGCACAAGGCCTAAGCCCAGCAGAAGAGCCGGGGATGCTCCAACTTCCCTGCCTCTGCTCATGCCCATGCCAAAAGCCAGAGCTGGGGACGGGTTTAAGCCTGGCAGGGCCCAGGGTTCCCCAGGCCTTGGCCTGCCTGCTGGCGTCCTCCTCCACCCAAGGCACTCACAGCACGATGGGCGTGATGGTTAAGAATTTCCGAGACGCTGTGAACTGGACCCCATAGTCCATCTGCTCCCAGTGGGTTAGCAACCTCGCCTTGCCCTGGTCCGGAGTCTCGAAGGGTGTCCCCTTCACCGTGTGCAGGAAGATGTACATGCCCTGGAGGAAGGGGACTTCATTAGAGGACACAAAAGGCAAAAGGCCCTCCAGCTCAGCTCCACCACCCCAGTCAAAGAACTGTGTTCTGGGTTCTGTGGAGCCTCCctctgaggggcagagggatgtgGGCTGGAGGTCAGGAtggggcagctgggagcctggcagGAGAAGAAGGGAGCCCACCGGGTGAGAGGACAGCCTGGCATGAGGATAAGGCATGGAGAGAACTCAGCTGCAGAAGTGCCCGTCTGGCCCAGTGGTAGCTTCCCTGTGCCAGCTGGGCGGGGATGAGATGACGGCCCCTGCTTGCCTACCAAAGAGTACAAGCTAGCAGGCAGGAGCTGAGGGAGCAGAGGGACCAGACTGGAAGATGGCTGGGAATCCAGACTTGGGAGAGGGGCATTTCTGTGCCAGGATGGGCGCCTGGGTCCTGGGGACTCTCTGGAGGCCTTAGTTCAGTTCCCAGCGGGCCTCCCTCCAGGTCCACATCCTGAAGGTGTGGACAAATCTGCAAATTTTAGTCCTCTTATCAGAGTGCACGTGGCTGGCACCCAGAAGTGGGGACAAAGCAGAGATGAGAGCTGGGTCCGGGCTTGGGTGACAAACGTTGTCAGCGTGTCACCTTGACATCTGGCCCATGTTTGGGGGGCTCCTTCTACTCCTCCGCCCCACCAAAGAGCAGCCCACATGGTCGGGACGGGCAGCAGGCAGGCCCTCACCATATTATGGATGAGGTTGGTGAGGGTCCAGACAACAGGGACGCTCACAAAGGGGATGCTGAGCAGCACGACATGGAGAAGCCCGATGGCCAGCACGTAGGACAGCCAGATGCCGCGGCTGTTCATCACCCGCGTGTTGGGGTTCACCTCACTGTGTGCCGTGCCCACATTCATcctgctgcccctctcctgccgcTGCTCTGCAAACAAGCAGCACAGGTGAGACAGGTCACACCACTTTCCCTGCCCCCTCGCCCCATCCAAAtcccacagggagggaggcactGCTTTCCCCAAGAACTCCACGCAGTTCTGCTGCTTTGATTCTCAAGCAAAGAGGACAAAGAAAGTCCGCGTGGACTTAGCTCCATTGGTTTCCCACTGCCGGGCTGGGATAAACACCAGGCTGCCCTACACATTGTCCAATCGGGACAGAGCCCCTCAAGGCACCAGGACTGCCTCAGTGGATAGGTCATCAAGAGCCATCCAGCCCAGAGCAAAGAAACCATTGCCTGTTCCCCAATCTCATCCTCCAGAGCATTCTGATGAGGACCCTCTTCCCACCAagctcaggggaggggagaagaggactGTCCCCTCAGAATCACTCAATATAACCCCTGCTGGACCGTCTTGCTGAGGGCCTGATAAGGGGCATCTCCTACCCGTGTTCCCACCAccattaaaattaacaaaaggcGGTGGGGTGAGAACAGGCAGCAGTGAATGAAATATTTGGGGGTCACTGCTTCTACCCATCTCCCCTAATTATCCAATCCTGGGTCTCTCCCAACCCTGATCCAGGAAGACAGGTAAGTtgcgggggtgggaggaaggaaagagaaaacaacagacTAGGGACAACCTCTGCCCAGACTTGGAGGCCTCCTTCTTGGTGACACAAAACAACCCATGCAAGATGTTTTGTCCATTTGGCAGCCACTCAAGCTAACCCTTGTGATGCCGCCCACTCTGCTGCCAAACCACCAGGGCCCTTTTCCCCAACACAGGAGAGGTGAAGATAGAGAACGTGGCCAACATCTACAGTTCCAACGGGCAGCTGAAACCCACATCAACACACCCTGCCCAAGGACACAAAACTACACCTGgggcctctctcctgcccctttcctctccGCCCCACCCATCCTCACCTCAGCCTCTTTTCCAAGCCCCTGTTTCCAGGTGTAAGTTACCACCATGCTCCCCCTTGCCCAGTTCCAATGGCACAGCCCTGCAGCAGGAGGAACCAGGAGGGCTGCCCTTGATGCCCAAGAAACAATGCAAGCCAGCTGCATTCCTGGATGCACATAAAGAGGGGAATGAGCAGCCCCCTTGTCGAGAGCTCAGCTGTTCCAAATCCTTAAGGGCCCTGTAACCAGCAAGAGGTGGGAACAGACTGTGCCTTTCTACTGGCTCACCTCCCTAGGTGAGGGGAGGTCCTGCCTGGTAAAGACCCTAAGGTCATCACCATGGTAACAACCCCATCTTCCCTGGGGATGCAGAAAGGGCTCCCAGATGGAGGTATCCTGGAAGTGCCCAGAAGGCCGCCTCCTTCACCCTGCTGCAACAAATCCCCTCAGAGTCGGTTGCTATCTATCTCTGGCAAGGATCACAGCCAAGCCGTGTGGGAGCCAGGATTCTCAAGGATCAGTTCCTTACTTCCAGAATAATGAGAACAAGTTTCCTCTTCTCAGAGAGCCCCAAGCTAAGAGACCTCAAGGGAAATGTGACCCACAACACTCTCTCCCAACATGCAAACATGTGTGAGATGTCCCAGGGTGCATCCTGGAAGTAATGCTCCTGAGGCCCGTCAGCTCAGCCCATTAGGCTGGATAATTGGGCCTAACAGAAACCCAAGGAACTAGAAAACCAAGACTAAATCAGTTGTTTACGTTCCCAGGGACTTGGAGCTTCAGTTACCCTAACATGGCTCTTGGGACACCTACTACACCTACTACTTCGCAAAAGCCTGGGACGGTGGGGAGCTGGCTAGGAAGTGAGGCCTCTGAAGGACTTACTAgtaaggagagaggcagagtccCCCAAGTCAGACCAGAAACtgcttgcccctcccccttctccctaaCCTAGGCCTATAAAGGTGTGGTAGTACAGAGACCTGTAGCTGTCCCCCCGTATTTTATCCAGCAATACCACAGGCTTTGCTGAATTCCAGATCATCCTACACTCCTTTCTGGCTGAACTAGGGCATCCAATGAAGCCTGA from Panthera leo isolate Ple1 chromosome E1, P.leo_Ple1_pat1.1, whole genome shotgun sequence carries:
- the ORMDL3 gene encoding ORM1-like protein 3 gives rise to the protein MNVGTAHSEVNPNTRVMNSRGIWLSYVLAIGLLHVVLLSIPFVSVPVVWTLTNLIHNMGMYIFLHTVKGTPFETPDQGKARLLTHWEQMDYGVQFTASRKFLTITPIVLYFLTSFYTKYDQIHFILNTVSLMSVLIPKLPQLHGVRIFGINKY